In the Vicinamibacteria bacterium genome, ACTGATCGCCCTCGTTGTACTCGTCCTCGCCTTTGTAGTAGACGGCGCCGCCGTCGACCGCTGCGGCGTAATAGAGACCCGTGCGAGGGCTGTAGCTCGAAGGCCACCAATTGGCCGTGGCGCAGCAACTGGGAAAGACGAGGGTCCCTTCCTCGGTGGGATCGCTTCCCGGGAGAACAATTGGACGGCCGTGCTCGTCGAGACCCTCGGCCCAGGTCTGCTTGGAGAACTCTCGCGCTCTCAGGAACTCGCCCGTCTCACGGTCGAGCACGTAGTAGAAACCGTTTCGGTTCGCCCAGAGCATGAGCCGGCGTCTCTGGCCCTCCCAGTCGGCATCGACGAGGATGGGCGTCTGGCAGGCATCCCAATCGTGTGTGTCGTGGGGCGTGAACTGAAAGTACCAGCGGAGCTCTCCGCTGTCGGCGTCGAGGGCGACGACGCTGTCCGAATAGAGATTGTCCCCCGGCCGGAGATCGCCGTTCCAATCCGGCGCGGGGTTGCCCGTTCCCCAATAGACGAGATTGAGGCCGGGATCGAACGCGCCCGTCACCCAGGTCGGTGAGCCGCCCGTTCTCCACGAGTCGTTGCCCCACGTCTCGTTTCCCGGCTCGCCGGGCGCGGGGATGGTGTAGAAGCGCCAGGCGCGCTTTCCGGTTTTCGCATCGTAGGCATCGAGAAAGCCGCGAATGCCGTACTCGCCACCGGCGATGCCGGTCACGATCTTGTCCTTGATTGCCAGCGGCGCGCTCGTGATGCTGTAACCGCTCTCGGGATTGGCGACCTCGACGTCCCAGAGAACGCCTCCGCTCCTCGCGTCGAGAGCGACGAGCCGGGCGTCGATGGTGCCGATGTAGACGCGACCGTCGAGCAATGCCACGCCGCGATTGTCCGGGCCGCAACAGATTTTGTCGGCGGTCGTCGCGAGCTTGTGCCGGTAGCTCCAGAACGGACGCCCGGTGCGTAGGTCGAGCGCGACCACGTCGCTCGGAGGCTCGGTGATGTACATGATGCCATCGGCGACGATGGGGTTCGTCTCCAGCACCTGCATCGTCTCGACCTGGTGCACCCATTCGACCCGCAGCCGCGTCACGTTGCTCGCCTGGATCTGGTCCAGACGGCTGTAGCGATGGGAGAAGTAACCGCCGCTATAAGTGAGCCAGTTCTCGGGCTCGGTTTCGTCGCCCAGCAGTCTCTCGTAGCTCACGCTGCCCGTTTGGGCCTGCGAGATCGCGGGCAGAAAGACGACGAGCCACACGAGAATCCGCCACGGTTGGGACATGACTACTTCCTGCCTTTGAGAGAGGAAAGATAGGCGACCAGGTCGTCGATCTGGCTCGCGCTGAATACGTCTTCGTAGCTCGTCATCGTTGAGCCTCGATCGAGCTGTAGCGACTCGAGCTCGCTCTTGAGAAAGGCGTGGAGGTTGCCCTCCGGGTCCATGAGACGAACGGAGAACGTGTCCTCGTCGATGAGAGTGCCGGACAGGCTCCCGCCCGCCCGAAACGTGAGCCGCGCCGACCAATAGCGCTTTTCCACGTCCGCATCCGGATCGAGGAGTGATCGCCGAAGAGACGCCGCGGCGCGCGCGCGACCGATGGCGCTCAGCTCCGGTCCGAGAGGAGAACCCTCGCCGTTTACCATGTGACAGGCGAGGCAGCCTCCGTCGCCCCTGAACATCGCCTCGCCCGAAGCCGGATTGCCGGGTGGGGGCTCGCGATCCCGAACGCCGAGCGAGCGCAAATAGGCGATTACCTGACGCCGCTTCCGCTGCGAGTCCACCACACCCGGCATTCCCGTGCCGGGTATTCCGTTGAAGAGGATCTCATCCAGCTCGTCGTCGGTCGTGGCTCGGTCGAACTCGCCGCGATCGAGCGCCGGTCCTCGATCTCCCATGCCGGCTCGTCCGTGGCAAATGCGGCAATGGGCCCGATAGAAACGCTCCCCTTCGATCACGTCAGGGGTCGTCGCCCCCGCCGTTTGCGCGTAGGCCTGGCAAGTGAAAGCCACGCTTTCGAGCAAGAACGCAAACGAGATCGCGTACCCGAGCCTCATCGGAGACATCGACAGGCCGGCATGCTAACACAGGTCCATGAGACCGCTCTGCCGACATTTTGAAGCCATCGTCTCGGTCGCTAGAATGACAGGGAACCTGGAGGGCACATGCACGAATCGATCTCGACCGTTCTGTCACTACTCACGACGTTCGCGCTCGCGAGCGCCGAGGATTGGCCGCAGTGGCGTGGCCCCAACGGAAACGGGGTGAGCCCGGAGAAGGGGCTTCCCGTCACCTGGAGCGAGGACGAGAACATCGCCTGGAGGGCTCGATTGGGAGGTCAAGGCCTTTCATCGCCCATCGCCATCGGCGAGATCATCGTGGTGACCTCACAGATCGGCCGCGGAGACGTTCGCCCCGGCAACCACCCGACGTTGGGGCAGGGCGGAGATTTTCCCGAAGAGCGATCGATGGGAGGAAGGACCGAAGAGGGTGTCGTCTTCCTCGTGGAGGCATTTCACCGGAGCGACGGGCGGCGTTTGTGGCATCATGAATTGATCGCCGAGTCCACCTCTGATTCCCTTCCCGAAGTCCACCGCAAGACGAACCTCGCCAATCCAAGCCCGGTCACCGACGGCGAGCGGATCTTCGCCTGGTTCGGCACCGGACAGATCGTCGCTCTCGACCTCGAGGGCAAGCGGGTCTGGGGGAAGCACCTCGGAAAAGAGTACGCCCCCTACACCATCACCTGGGGCCATTCGAGCTCACCGGCCGTCTACGAGGACTCTCTCATCCTCCAGTGCGATCACGAGCCCGACTCGTACCTGCTCGCGCTCGACCGGCGAACCGGCGCGGAGAAATGGAAGGCCGAGCGGGGCAGCCGCAGCTCGTACAGCACACCGACCGTCGTCACTGGCCCACGGGGCGACGAGCTCGTCGTGAACTCGAGCGAGGGGCTAGAAGGCTACGACCCGAAGACAGGGGAACGACTCTGGTACTTCGTCGAGCCGAACCGCTTTCCCATCCCGGTACCCTCTTTCGCCGACGGTGTGATCTACACGAGCCGCGGCTACCGCAGCGGACCGTACATGGCGATCCGCCCGGGGGGGCGAGGTGATATCGCCGACACCGAGCATCTCCTGTGGCACGTTCCGACGGGAGCGCCCTATGTCTCTTCGGTCGTCCATTACGATGGCGTCGTTTATCTCGCCAGCGATGCTGGCATCCTCCAGGCGGCCGATGCGGAGTCGGGCGAGCGCCTGTTTCAAGGGCGAACGGGAAACATCTACTCGGCCGCTCCGATTGCTGGCGATGGCAAGGTCTACTTCGTCAGCGAGAGTGGCGAGACCGTGGTTCTCAAAGCCTCGCGGGAGTTCGAGATCCTCTCACGGAACCAGCTCGAGGGCCGATTCCTTGCATCTCCAGTGATCTCGGATGGCCTCTTGCTGCTGCGGAGCGACTCCGAGCTCATCGCCGTCGGCGGGGCGTCCACGACTCACTGATTCATCGGACGTCGTAGTGGCCGGCATGCCTCAAGGCGCGATCCGGAAGGCGGCCATTTCGTTCGCGTTTCGAACGAGCAGGATGCCGTCCGCGATCGCCGGGTGGTTCCACGTCTTTCCCTCGATCGCCTGGAACCTCGCGACCTCTGCGTGTCGTTCCGGCGTGGCCTCCACGAGCACGAGCTCTCCGCGCTCGGTGAGAACGACGAGATGGCCGGAAGCGACGAGGAGCTGCCCGTAGCCGTAGCGGCCGCCCTTCCATTGGAGCTCTCCGGTAGCGGCCTCGACGCAGGCGAGGATCGCCTCGTCGAGCCCATAGAGGTAGCCGTCGTGCAGCACCGAGCTCGTGAACTTGTTTTTCATGCGAACATTGGACCAGACCGGTCGAGCGCTGAAGCCGGATCCGGCTTGCGTGACTTCCAGCACCGTCGCTCCATGGCCGTAGCCCGCCGACAGAAAGACGCGGTTTCCATCGAAGACGACGGGCTGCGCGACATTGATTCCCTGGTTCGTTACCCAGGGGTAGTCCCAGAGAAGGGAGCCATTCTCGACGGTGATACCCATGACGCGCCTCGCCCCTACGACGAGGATCTGGGGCATTCCCGAGAGCGTGACGAGCATCGGCGAGGTGTAGGCTTGCGTGTCATCGAGAGAGCTCCAGATTGCGGCGCCGCTACGTTTGTCGTAGGCCACGACGGAGTTTCCGTTCGACCCTCCGGGGAGCAGGATGACTTTCTCATCGACGATCAATGGCGAGGCGGCCATGCCCCAGGTCAGATTCGACGCGCTCGCGTCGTCGAGAATGTTGCGCTCCCAGATGACTCTACCTTCGGACTCCTCGAGCACTTTCAGCTCGCCGGTCGCTCCGAGAGCAAAGACGAGGGCGTCATCCCAGGTCGGAGTGGCTCGCGGGCCGGGGCCGCCGAGAGTCTCCCTGAACTCGGCGGGCCAGCCGTGCGCCCAGAGCTCGCGACCGGTCGCCAGATCGTAGGCGGCGACGACCTCTTCATCGCGGCGCTGCTCGATCGTGAACGCGCGGCCGCCTGCGATCACGAAAGACGCGTAGCCACCGCCCACCGGCTGTTTCCACAAAAGAGGAAGCCCAGCATCGGGCCATCTCGTGACGATGCTCCCGGGGTAGTGTCCATCCATCGAGGGACCGCGAAATCGAGGCCAAGCGAGCCCCGAAGGGCTCGCGCCGATGACGTCCCCACGGCTCGATGAGCCCGAGGCCTCGAGTTCCTGCCTCGCTCGGCTTCTCTCCAGAGCCTCGTAGTGCCTATCTCTCGCCGCGAACGAGAAGATCGGCCGCGCGCCGGTTCCGTCTACCTCGACGCGCAGCCCGAACAGCCAATGAAGATGGACGAAGCTCAGAACGAGCAAAGCGAGTGAGCCCAGGAGCTTCACAGTGACGCTCGCGCGGCTCCGCGCCCAGAGAAGCACGATACCTAGCGGGGGAACGAGGAAAGCAATGACGAGAAGCAGCCAGACGTTCATCGGCCGGCCTCGCTTTCCGCGGGGCGCCACATGACAGGCATTTCAACTCCTTATTGACCCCTCGACGGCTTCGACAACAAAACGAGGCATGAGATCGTGACCGCGCCTCCCAGGCCGAGAAGCGGCAGCCGACTGCCGTCCGCCAGATAGCCCGCGGCGCCGTAGAGCATCACGCCGTTTGCGGCGAAGTTGACGATCAGTCCCCAGACGCGCAGGGGGAAGGGGCCGAGTTGATGCTCGAGGTTCGAGATCAATGGACCCACCACCCGAGCCGGTTGAACACGTAAATTATGGCGATGCAATTCAAGAGCGTCACCTGCAAGAGAAGGCCGAAGTTCCAGAATCGGGAACGGCACCGGTCCTCGCCGAGTGCCCGCTCGTCGTTCACGAGCAGATAATAGGACCAGGCCACGATGTTATCCGTGAGGGACAAGAAGGCCCCGATGGCGATCACCAGCCAAACGGGTCGGGGATACCATACGGCAACGAAGGCGATCTGAGGAAGAAGCGCACTCACCCGCCATCGCAGCGAGCTCGTATCCTGGCTCCAGCCGAAAGCGGCATGAATCGCCATGGCACCGGCGATGCTCATCCCGACGGTGGTGGAAACGGGAACGGCGAGGAAACCGAGATAGAAGAGCACCGGAGCCCATCGGGCACCGAGTAAAGGCTCCAGCGCGCGCGCCAGCTCGGTGGCCGTCTCGGGGCGTGCGGCGCTCGGGAGGAGGGTCTCGGCGAAAACAGCGACGACGAGGAAGTTCACGAGCACGAACGGCAGAAACAGCCCGAAAGTCATGTCGAAGCGAGCGAGGGGCTCGTGCTCCTTGCCCCATCCCCGCGCGAGACCAGCGTAGTTGAAGAAGAACCAGTCCATGATCCCGACGGCGGCGGCCGAGCTCGCGACGAATAGGTCGAGGCCCTCGCCACCCGAGGGAAGCCAGGGTACGAACGTTCCCCGTAGCGCAGCGCCCCAGTCGACTCCGGTGACCGCGAGGCACGCCCCGAATGCGACGAGCATGACCGCGATGCAGAGTTTCATGAACGTTTCGACGAATCGGATTCCGCTACGACCCTTCCGCCCGTAGCTCAGCGTCAGCCAGCCGGTGAAGGCCGTATAGAGCACCCAGTTCACGTCGCGGGGGAACGAGAGACCGCCGTATGCCGCGAGCGACTCCAGGAGATGCGTGCCCAGGCTGACCTGGCCAAAATTGAAGACGATCGCGACTGCGGTCGAACCCACGAGCGCGGTCATCACCGAGCCGAACAACACCCCGTGATAGCGGTTCTGGAGAGCTACGATGCCATGGCCTCGTGTCGTGAAGCGGGCCATCGCCGCCATCATGAACAATCCGAGACCCATGGAGATCCACAAGAGCCACAGGGTTTTGTACCCGAAGGTGGCGCCCGAGAGCATCGCCGCGGTGAGGGTTCCGGCGCCAAGCGTGAGCGCCGCGTCCATGAAACCAGGCCCGCCGAGGCGGAAGTAGCCGAGCAATCTCTGCGGAAGTGGTCGCTGCCGAAGCCGTCTCAGCTCACGGAGCTCGGCATCCATTCGCGGAGGGTTCTTGCTCTACCCGAACTCTATTCCTTGTGCCAGCGGGAGATTCCGCGACCAGTTGATCGTGTTCGTCTGTCGCCTCATGTAGGCTTTCCAGGCGTCGGAGCCGGACTCTCGTCCGCCGCCCGTCTCCTTTTCGCCTCCGAAGGCTCCGCCGATCTCCGCGCCCGAGGTTCCGATGTTCACGTTGGCGATGCCGCAGTCGGAACCGGCAGACGAGAGGAACGTCTCGACGCTACGCATGCTGTCGGTGAAAATCGCGCTCGAAAGTCCCTGAGGCACGCCGTTGTGGATGGCGATGGCCTCTTCCAAGTCAGAGAACTCGAGGATATAGAGGATCGGCGCGAACGTCTCTTCTTTCACGATCTCCGTCTGGGCGGGCATCTTCACGATGGTCGGTTCGACGAAGTTGGGTCCCATCTCCGGAAGCTTCCTTCCACCGGTCAAGATCTCACCGCCCTGCGCTTTCACCTTCTCGAGCGCCGCGAACATATCTTCGACGGCGCCGGTGTTGACCAGAGGTCCCATGAGGGTGGCTTCGTCGAGAGGATCGCCGATACGAACCTGCTTGTAGGCCTTGACGAGCCGTTCCGAGAGCTTTTTGGCGATTCCTTTCTGAGCGATGATGCGCCTCGTGCTGGTGCAGCGCTGGCCCGCCGTTCCGACGGCTCCGAACAGGATCGCGCGGGTCGCCATGTCGAGATCGGCGTCGTCGGTTACGATGATGGCATTGTTGCCGCCGAGCTCGAGAATGCTGCGGCCAAAACGTTTTGCCACCGTTTCGGCGACGTGTCGTCCAATCGGGGTCGAACCGGTGAAGGACACGAGCGGTATGCGTGGATCTTTCAGCAAGAGATCTCCCACGCTTCTTCCCGATCCGATCACGAGCGAGAAGACGCCACTGAGACCGTGGTCGGCCATGACGCGGTTCGCTACGTGCTGGACGGCGATGGCCGTCAGGGGCGTGTCGCTGGAAGGCTTCCACAAGGTGGGATCCCCGCAGACGGCAGCGATCGTGGCGTTCCAGGACCAGACTGCCATGGGGAAATTGAAAGCGGTCACGACCCCCACGACTCCGAGCGGATGCCACTGCTCGTACATCCGGTGCTGGGGCCTTTCGGAGTGCATCGTGAGGCCGTAGAGCTGCCGCGACAGACCCACGGCGAAGTCGCATATGTCGATCATCTCCTGGACCTCGCCGTGTCCCTCCGCCCGGATCTTTCCCATCTCGAGCGAGATGAGATCGCCGAGAGGCTCCCGGCGCTCCCGGATCGCGTCGCCGAGGTCACGTACGAGCTGCCCCCGTTTCGGCGCAGGAACCTGCCGCCACGAGTGAAACGCCGCGGCGGCCTTGGAGATGACTCGCTCGGTGACCTCGGGGCTGGCCTGGACCACCCTGGCGATGGGGGCTCCGGTCGTCGGATTGAGCGAAACGAGCTCCTGGCCCGAGCTGTCCGAAAGCCACTCGTCCGGGCCAGTGCAGGCTCCCGCATTCACGTCTTCGAGGCCCAGCTCGTCGAGCAGGGGCTTGTGTTTTTCGATTGCCGTGGTCATCTGGATACTCCTCTATCCGGATCCAATCATGCTAGTAACTGGCAACGGTGTTCGCAAGTGTTTCTCTGGACCCCTGAAGCCGAGCTCAGCCGATCTCCGAGACCGCTCGATAAGCCTGGTCGATGGCGGCGTTCGTGTAGGCGTAGGCCTGGGCGTCCGAGTTCGCGATGTGAATCCGCCCGAACGGCTTTCGGCCGATCTCGAAGGGCGCTTCGCCCGGGGGGAACACCGGATCCCACAGCGAGTTGTACTCGTAGGCGTAGCCATGGGGCCAGCGGTTGACGGTGATGCCGAGGATGTCGCGGGAGGGATCGAAACCTCCGCCCGCGAGAACGCGTCCGAGCTGCGCCCTCGTTTCCCGCTCGAAGGTCTCGAACGTGGTGGCGAGAAGATCGTAGCGGCCGGCGGCGTGCTGCTCGCGGGAGCTCCCACCCGGACTGCAAGGGGTTCTGGTCAGGTGGAGAACGATTGGCTCTTCCGGGGAGCGCGGATGGCGATAACCGCCGAGACTGACGGGAAAATCGAGGCTGATGCTCGAATGATATCCGTTCGTGGCCGAGATGCTCGACACTCCGAGCTTTTCGAACGCCTTCCAGTCACGAACGAAAACGTTGGTATATACGAGCGGTACTTTGGGACCATAGACGAGTGCCTTCCGCTGCTCTTCGCCGAGCTCGGGGCAGAGGAGGGGAATCACCATGTGCCAGCAGCCCAGCACGACGTGTCGGGCACGCACGCTCTCGGCGTTCCCGTCGCGCACGTAGGTGACCTCGACCTCGGTGGCGCGGTCCGGATCTCCGACATGCTGCACCCTTACGCCGGTGCTTCGCAGGCGAACTCGTATTCTCGATCCGGCTACGTCCAGCTTCGAGTAGTCCATCTTCGCCGTTACGATGTCCTCCATCGTGCCTCCCGGCGCGCTTCCGAGAACGAGGCTTCGCGTCAGCAGACGTGCGATCGACGCATTTCCGTCGGGGAAATGGAAAATGTAGGGCTGGGGTTCCCGGTGAGGTCGCGCGGTGAGCGATAGCTCGGAAGCCTTGGCGGGTCTCGGGCCCATGCCCTGGAAACCCGGATAGCCCAGGCCCCAGCAATCGAGGGCGGGGACCCCGTCGATCCCCATGGCGAACAAACCGTGGGTTCGTTTGTAGAGCATCTTCACGACTTGTGGATGAACCTTGGCATGCTCTTCGAGAAAAGCGAGATAGCTCGTCGCCGCGAGTTTCTTTGTCTTTTCGTCGGGGGACAGCCCGGGAAGGTAGTCGATCGCCTCTTCGTTGAGGCGAATCAGATCTTTCTGCGCGTCTTCGACCAGTGGGGTTTGGGCGGCAAAGTCCTTCCAAGACATTCCCGTTGGTCGGGCAACGAGACGATCGTCCCCGAAAGTCTCGCGGTCGAAGAACGTCCCGCGCGTGAGCCCGAGTGACGAATAGAGCTCCTGGTCGAACGCCTCGTAGAAGCGGGCTAGGTCGACGCCCAGCTCGGTCAGCAGCCCCATGGCTTCCGCGCTGTAGCTCGATGGGGTGTCGATCGACTGCGTTCCGCCATAGCCGATGAAAGTACGTCCCTCGTGAGTGAACTCGTTACGCTTCGCGTGCCCTCCGAAATCGTCGTGGTTGTCGATCACCAGGATCCGTGAGTCGCCGCCGAACTTGCGCCGGTAGAAATAGGCGGCCGAAAGCCCACTGATCCCGCCTCCGACGACGACCAGATCGTAACGCTCGCCGGTATCGGCCACTTCGTTCCAACCCTGGCCATCTCGAAGGGCGTGCGACGTCTCCCAGGATCCGTCGTGGCTTCCGCGCATTCCCGTCAAAGCCGGCGGATAATAGGCCTCCTCGGGCAAAAGCCCCATGGCTTTCGCCACCGGGCTCGAGAGGAGCGTGCCCCCGATGGCTACGCTGACCCCGTTCAGAAAGTCGCGCCGCGTGATGGCCCGGTTCATGCCCAGGTCACGGTCGTGCCGGTTCATACGAGACCTCCCATTCGACACGGAGATTACCACTTGTAGGGAAACCAATCGGGCATGGCGCGGATCTTGTAGTCCATATGGATGTGTTTCGTATCCCGGAAACCCTCCAGTCCTTCCACCCCGAGCTCTCGCCCGATCCCCGACATGCGCATCCCGCCGAACGGTCCGGCGTCGTTGTCGGTAAGCGGGTCGTTGATCCAGAAGGTGCCCGCACGAATTCGGCTGGCCGCGGTCATGGCGTACTCGAGGTTGTTCGTGTAGATGCTTGCCCCGAGGCCGTAGCGCGAGGAGTTCGCGAGCCGTGTCGCTTCCTCGATATCCTTGACCATGGCGACGGGTGCGATGGGACCGAACGTCTCTTCGCGAAACAGCTCCGTCGCCGCATCCACGCCGGTGAGGACGGTCGGCTCGAAGAAATAGCCGCGTTCTCGACCCTTGGGTCGTGCCCCTCCCGCTACGACCTTGGCACCCTTCGCGGTCGCTTCGTCGAGCTTGCGCTCGACCTTTGCCCTCTGTGCCGCGCTCGCGAGCGGGCCGAGATCGACGTCGGGCCCCAGGGGATCTCCGATGCGAAGAGTCTTGGCGATGGCGGTGAGCTTCGCGAGGAATGGCTCGTAGACCCTTTCGAAGACATAGAACCGTTCCGCGGAGGTGCAGACCTGCCCCATGTTGAGAAAGGTTGCGAACGCCGCCCCGCGCGCGGCGATCTCGATGTCGACGTCATCGCAGACGATGAAGGGATCGTTGCCGCCGAGCTCCAGGTGAACCTTCTTGAGCTGTTCCGCCGCCTTCATCGCGATCTGCCTTCCGGTCTGGACGCTCCCGGTGAACGCGACGACGTCCACCTGAGGATGCGTCACCAGGGCCTCACCCGCTTCGCCGCCATATCCAGTCACGATATTGACGACACCTTTAGGAAGCCCGTCGAGGACGTCCTTGAGGAGAAGTGTGGAAAGAGGCGTCAACTCCGAGGGCTTCACGACCACGGTGTTTCCCGCCGCGAGCGCCGGGGCGAGCTTCCACGTGAGGAGCAGGAGCGGGTAGTTCCACGGGACGATGGCGGCCACCACTCCATAGGGCTCTTTCAGCACGAAATTGAATTGATGCTCGCGCACCGGCGCGATGACTCGGCCCTGGTCGTTCCGGCCAATCTCGGCGTAGTAGTCGAACGCTCCGGCGCACCATTCGACCTCGTCGCGGTTCTCGAGGAGCGGCTTGCCCCCTTCCAGCGTGAGCGTGTAAGCGATGGTCTCTTTTTGTCCGCGCAGCTTTCGGGCCACCTGGTGAAGCTGCTCCGCGCGGTCGAGACCGGGAACGTGCTTCCAGCGCTCGAAGGCCTCCGAGGCAGCCCTCACCGCCCGGTCCACGTCCGGGGCGCGCGCTCGGGGAACCTCTCCCACGATCTCCTCGGTCGCGGGGTTCTCGACGGGAAAGACTTCCTTGGAATCCGCCTCGGCGCTCTCGCCGCCAATCCACATGGGTGTCATCGAGCTTCGAGCCTCCCGTGCTATCATTACGTTTTCGCGGCAAAAGAGAAAGCCTCTTGCACCGAGCGTGCGAGGGGCAATTCCTGCAGAAGAGGAGGCGGATCGCTGATCGTGCGCGCCTGGATTGCAGCGCTGTGTATTCTCGTCGCGATGCTCGCGAGCTGCGGCAAGCTGGAGTCGCCCGAGCTGCCGCTGACGGGATCCTCGAGCCTGGGCGATGCACAAGGCGGGAGCTTCGGGACTGGATCCCCTCCGACGACGCCTCCCGCAGAGGGCAGCGGTGAACAACCGCCGCCGCCGCCACCACCGCCGCAGAGTAGCAGCCTCGTCGACGATCCGCTGACCAACGGCCGCTCCGTCGGCCAAGTATCAGGGGGGCGCTTCGTTTCGTCGGGGTGGCAGGTTTTGAATCGCAGCGATTTCATTCGCTACGTTGTACCGACGCTGTCCAGCGGTTTCGTCGAGTGGGACAATCTGGGTCTGGCCCCCTTCAACCCCCAGCCCGATCTTTACACGTTGTTCGGGATGTGGGATCCGACGAAAGGAGGCTATCGTGAGAACCCTTTTCGCGTCGACGTGAGGAAGCTCGATACGAACGGTCACAACCCCCCTTATGTGAGGATGCGCTTCATCTCCGGCGGAGAGCAGCATGATGTCGGATTCAATTTTCTCGATTGGGATCCGAATCACGCCTATTCATGGCGAGTGGAGTGGGGCCCTGCGGGCTCGGGCAACGAGGCTCGAGTCTTTCTCGACGGCCGGCTTTTGATGCGGACGGCCTACGGCCCGCGCTACGAGCCCCAGGAGCACTGGGTCGAGATCGGCGTGGAGGAGCGATCGGAGTCGATCGTCGGAATCGTCTACCGAAACGTCCGCATCGGCGCCCGCTAGTCAGCAGGCTGATGAAAAAGTGCAGTCCAGCCTCGCGCTTACTTGTCCAGCCAGGCCAGCCACTCCCGTACCACGTCCAACCGCTTCCGGTTCAATCGGTACAAACGTTCGCGGCCCCGCTTTTCGTGCGACAGGAGACCGGCTCGCTCCAGCACCCGCAGGTGGCGACTGGTCGTTGGCCAGGAACAGGAGAAGCGCTGAGCGATCTCTCCGGCGGTCATCTCCCCGCCACGGAAACGCACGACGAGAAGGATGTGCCTCCTCGACGGGTGGGCAAGCGCCGTGATCACCCGGTCGAGCTCTTCGAGCCGCGCTTCAGCCTTCGACACCGTCGAGCTGGATGAACTCCATGTGATCGGTGAGAGCACCCATGGGCTCCCAGACCGACATCACCTCGGGTGATTGGTGGGCGACATCGGAAGAATTCCCGTCTCTCCACTCGAACATCTCGACGAAGAACGTCGCGCCGGCTTTGTTCGACCCACGGTAGAAGCGCGCCGGTTTGGGGGACACGAGCCCGACGCGGTTCAGCGCGGGCCAATGTTTCTCGAGCAACGCTCGAAAATCCTCGTCCCTTCCGGTCTTGATCTGATAGATGCAACACATCCCAATCGGCTGCGTATCGCTCATCTGCCTTCCTCCTCCCAGGATCGCTTCGCTTTCGGTCCCCGCCTTGGCCCGATCGTCCAGGTCGATTCGGCGTAGACTCCCGGCCCACTCGGCGGGGGGCGTGACGACGAAAGCCGTGTCGGGCAGTTCGCGGTTCGTCTGCAGGCCGTCCGGTCGGACGTTCACCACCAGCGTATAGTCGTCGTGGGGACGCTCGACCCGAACCTGGGAAGGAAGCCTTCGGCCGCCATCGAACAAGTAATCCTGGTAGCGAACGTCCGACTCGAGCCGACCCGCCTCGTCGAAAATCTGCAGCCGTCGGAGCGTGAGAGTCCCGACGCGGTCGAACCAGTATTGGACTCGAGGTCTGCTCTCGTCCCGGCGGATC is a window encoding:
- a CDS encoding PQQ-binding-like beta-propeller repeat protein yields the protein MSQPWRILVWLVVFLPAISQAQTGSVSYERLLGDETEPENWLTYSGGYFSHRYSRLDQIQASNVTRLRVEWVHQVETMQVLETNPIVADGIMYITEPPSDVVALDLRTGRPFWSYRHKLATTADKICCGPDNRGVALLDGRVYIGTIDARLVALDARSGGVLWDVEVANPESGYSITSAPLAIKDKIVTGIAGGEYGIRGFLDAYDAKTGKRAWRFYTIPAPGEPGNETWGNDSWRTGGSPTWVTGAFDPGLNLVYWGTGNPAPDWNGDLRPGDNLYSDSVVALDADSGELRWYFQFTPHDTHDWDACQTPILVDADWEGQRRRLMLWANRNGFYYVLDRETGEFLRAREFSKQTWAEGLDEHGRPIVLPGSDPTEEGTLVFPSCCATANWWPSSYSPRTGLYYAAAVDGGAVYYKGEDEYNEGDQ
- a CDS encoding c-type cytochrome; translation: MSPMRLGYAISFAFLLESVAFTCQAYAQTAGATTPDVIEGERFYRAHCRICHGRAGMGDRGPALDRGEFDRATTDDELDEILFNGIPGTGMPGVVDSQRKRRQVIAYLRSLGVRDREPPPGNPASGEAMFRGDGGCLACHMVNGEGSPLGPELSAIGRARAAASLRRSLLDPDADVEKRYWSARLTFRAGGSLSGTLIDEDTFSVRLMDPEGNLHAFLKSELESLQLDRGSTMTSYEDVFSASQIDDLVAYLSSLKGRK
- a CDS encoding PQQ-binding-like beta-propeller repeat protein, which translates into the protein MHESISTVLSLLTTFALASAEDWPQWRGPNGNGVSPEKGLPVTWSEDENIAWRARLGGQGLSSPIAIGEIIVVTSQIGRGDVRPGNHPTLGQGGDFPEERSMGGRTEEGVVFLVEAFHRSDGRRLWHHELIAESTSDSLPEVHRKTNLANPSPVTDGERIFAWFGTGQIVALDLEGKRVWGKHLGKEYAPYTITWGHSSSPAVYEDSLILQCDHEPDSYLLALDRRTGAEKWKAERGSRSSYSTPTVVTGPRGDELVVNSSEGLEGYDPKTGERLWYFVEPNRFPIPVPSFADGVIYTSRGYRSGPYMAIRPGGRGDIADTEHLLWHVPTGAPYVSSVVHYDGVVYLASDAGILQAADAESGERLFQGRTGNIYSAAPIAGDGKVYFVSESGETVVLKASREFEILSRNQLEGRFLASPVISDGLLLLRSDSELIAVGGASTTH
- a CDS encoding PQQ-binding-like beta-propeller repeat protein, translated to MNVWLLLVIAFLVPPLGIVLLWARSRASVTVKLLGSLALLVLSFVHLHWLFGLRVEVDGTGARPIFSFAARDRHYEALERSRARQELEASGSSSRGDVIGASPSGLAWPRFRGPSMDGHYPGSIVTRWPDAGLPLLWKQPVGGGYASFVIAGGRAFTIEQRRDEEVVAAYDLATGRELWAHGWPAEFRETLGGPGPRATPTWDDALVFALGATGELKVLEESEGRVIWERNILDDASASNLTWGMAASPLIVDEKVILLPGGSNGNSVVAYDKRSGAAIWSSLDDTQAYTSPMLVTLSGMPQILVVGARRVMGITVENGSLLWDYPWVTNQGINVAQPVVFDGNRVFLSAGYGHGATVLEVTQAGSGFSARPVWSNVRMKNKFTSSVLHDGYLYGLDEAILACVEAATGELQWKGGRYGYGQLLVASGHLVVLTERGELVLVEATPERHAEVARFQAIEGKTWNHPAIADGILLVRNANEMAAFRIAP
- a CDS encoding divalent metal cation transporter gives rise to the protein MDAELRELRRLRQRPLPQRLLGYFRLGGPGFMDAALTLGAGTLTAAMLSGATFGYKTLWLLWISMGLGLFMMAAMARFTTRGHGIVALQNRYHGVLFGSVMTALVGSTAVAIVFNFGQVSLGTHLLESLAAYGGLSFPRDVNWVLYTAFTGWLTLSYGRKGRSGIRFVETFMKLCIAVMLVAFGACLAVTGVDWGAALRGTFVPWLPSGGEGLDLFVASSAAAVGIMDWFFFNYAGLARGWGKEHEPLARFDMTFGLFLPFVLVNFLVVAVFAETLLPSAARPETATELARALEPLLGARWAPVLFYLGFLAVPVSTTVGMSIAGAMAIHAAFGWSQDTSSLRWRVSALLPQIAFVAVWYPRPVWLVIAIGAFLSLTDNIVAWSYYLLVNDERALGEDRCRSRFWNFGLLLQVTLLNCIAIIYVFNRLGWWVH